The Henckelia pumila isolate YLH828 chromosome 2, ASM3356847v2, whole genome shotgun sequence genome includes a window with the following:
- the LOC140882746 gene encoding uncharacterized protein → MAAITKRIIRLRRDPIHHHFSTSSDPSPNSLGPAEPDPEHRPTPSSYFKDIKANLQMQRKPFSFSNSRPLQSPPSKTLSYQEINKQLSEFRRRSAVPPPSSSDQPASFQELYMKNLSSQTDTSNSTAPSKYLSTATGAKAQFDEIRLRLRKLQDTTMSQRHDPSGKPMDPMSLARLKESLKLKPGEMNSPQLIIGGTESLPASFFGKDKKEVGGEDNGASTAGTLKYARSYNYEEMGKKLASLRPDKKGKWFSLQELNDRLDKMRLLEEKETESSSSSILYKELRECLVAIDSKSEGQAKRDIHQQYTLSYLGGTPSFMLKPPKDHLLEKYFHPDHMSTAEKLKLELQKVRDEFKMSESDCGSARVQVAQLTTKIKHLSTALHKKDKHSRKGLQEMVQRRKKLLKYLRKTDWDSYTLVLSKLGLRDNPDLKA, encoded by the exons ATGGCGGCGATAACCAAACGCATCATACGGCTCCGCCGTGATCCTATCCACCACCACTTCTCCACATCCTCTGACCCTTCTCCCAATTCTCTAGGACCAGCAGAACCTGATCCCGAACACCGACCCACACCATCCTCGTATTTCAAAGACATAAAAGCTAATCTCCAAATGCAGCGTAAACCCTTTTCCTTTTCGAATTCTAGACCCCTGCAGTCTCCCCCTTCTAAAACCCTTTCCTATCAAGAAATTAATAAACAACTCTCCGAGTTCCGCCGCCGTTCTGctgtcccacctccatcttcctcCGATCAACCTGCCTCATTCCAAGAGCTCTACATGAAAAACCTAAGTTCGCAAACCGACACCTCTAATTCCACCGCCCCATCTAAATACCTGTCCACAGCCACAGGTGCGAAGGCCCAGTTTGATGAAATTCGCCTTCGCTTGCGTAAGTTGCAGGACACAACCATGTCTCAGAGACATGATCCTAGTGGGAAGCCCATGGATCCAATGTCACTTGCCAGGTTAAAGGAAAGCTTGAAACTGAAACCTGGGGAAATGAATTCACCTCAGTTGATCATTGGAGGCACTGAAAGTTTACCTGCATCATTCTTTGGTAAGGATAAAAAGGAAGTCGGTGGTGAAGATAATGGGGCTTCAACTGCCGGGACATTGAAATATGCGAGGTCATATAATTATGAGGAGATGGGGAAGAAGCTTGCAAGTTTGAGGCCCGATAAGAAGGGGAAGTGGTTTTCTTTGCAGGAGTTAAATGATAGGCTTGATAAAATGAGGCTGCTTGAGGAAAAGGAGACTGAGTCAAGTAGTTCGTCTATACTATACAAAGAATTGAGGGAATGCCTTGTGGCTATTGATTCGAAGTCTGAGGGGCAGGCGAAGAGAGAta TACATCAACAATACACTTTAAGCTATCTTGGTGGAACCCCAAGCTTTATGTTGAAACCTCCTAAGGACCACCTCCTGGAAAAG TATTTTCATCCTGACCATATGTCAACTGCTGAGAAATTGAAGTTGGAGCTTCAAAAAGTAAGAGATGAATTTAAAATGTCGGAATCAGATTGTGGATCTGCTCGTGTTCAAG TTGCTCAGCTCACTACAAAGATCAAGCATCTGTCAACCGCTTTGCACAAGAAG GATAAGCATTCTCGAAAGGGACTTCAAGAAATGGTTCAGAGGAGGAAAAAGTTATTGAAGTATCTCCGAAAAACCGACTGGGATTCTTACACTCTTGTGCTCTCTAAGCTTGGCCTCCGTGACAATCCAGATTTAAAGGCTTAA